A genomic segment from Micromonospora echinaurantiaca encodes:
- a CDS encoding TetR/AcrR family transcriptional regulator, producing MPPTNPARRQALTDGAIDLLAASGVHGVTHRAVENAAALPPGTASNYFPSREALLVATARRIVELHHADMDRTARHHHTDTATPPTHASLADRLAALLTDALLTAATTLRTRYRAIYELQLEAVRRPALASALAGLQDSSIGLTADHHGALGLPIPAEAVPTLVTLYGGALFVLVTTPVDLVNRQLVEPLARAIVRGALPDPGGSTTQ from the coding sequence GTGCCGCCGACCAACCCCGCCCGTCGCCAAGCGCTCACCGACGGCGCCATCGACCTGCTCGCCGCGTCCGGAGTTCACGGCGTGACCCACCGGGCCGTCGAGAACGCCGCTGCGCTGCCCCCGGGAACGGCGTCGAACTACTTCCCCAGCCGCGAGGCGCTCCTGGTCGCCACCGCGCGCCGCATCGTCGAGCTGCACCACGCCGACATGGACCGGACCGCCCGACACCACCACACCGACACGGCGACCCCGCCGACCCACGCGAGCCTCGCCGACCGACTGGCGGCCCTGCTGACCGACGCGCTGCTCACCGCGGCCACCACGCTTCGGACCCGGTACCGAGCGATCTACGAACTCCAGCTGGAGGCGGTACGCCGGCCGGCCCTCGCCTCCGCTCTCGCCGGACTTCAGGACAGCTCGATCGGTCTGACGGCCGACCACCACGGCGCCCTCGGCCTGCCCATCCCCGCCGAGGCCGTGCCGACGCTGGTCACTCTCTACGGTGGCGCGCTGTTCGTCCTGGTCACCACGCCGGTCGACCTCGTCAACAGGCAGCTCGTCGAGCCGCTCGCCCGCGCCATCGTGCGCGGCGCGCTGCCCGATCCGGGCGGCTCAACGACCCAGTGA
- a CDS encoding FAD-dependent monooxygenase yields the protein MRVVVVGGGLGGVSVAVGLHRQGHEVSLYERGAELREAGTGVVLMPNGVRALDALGLGDYVRGQAMRATTGGLRDWRGRPLLVTDAVHAERTVGTAHVVSRAELHRALRAPLPAHLVHTAAPVQRLEPDPSGVVVVSHGQPVTTADAVVVADGIGSSLRRQLFPAHPGVRQVGRLDLRGMLPTPSGLDVTDLLASIMVDRRTGAMFGLFPVGERELYWFTDTALLEARPSAHDARQQVLALLADWHPAVPALIRATPLAAVHVDAIARLATPLPSFAVGRIALLGDAAHAMTPDLGQGASQAFEDAAALTRHLSEADPADIPERLLRYDAERRPRTSRLMAAASRQSRMTSQTGAVAWLRDTLLRAAPPQLATKLLAATWHAQ from the coding sequence ATGCGAGTCGTGGTGGTCGGCGGCGGCCTGGGCGGGGTGTCCGTGGCGGTCGGGCTGCATCGACAGGGACACGAGGTGTCGCTGTACGAGCGCGGTGCCGAGCTTCGCGAGGCGGGCACCGGCGTGGTGCTCATGCCCAACGGAGTCCGGGCGCTGGATGCTCTCGGCCTGGGTGACTACGTGCGCGGCCAGGCGATGCGGGCCACCACCGGCGGGTTGCGCGACTGGCGCGGACGGCCGCTGCTGGTGACCGACGCGGTCCACGCCGAACGAACGGTCGGCACCGCCCACGTGGTGAGCCGAGCGGAGCTGCACCGGGCACTGCGTGCACCGCTGCCCGCCCACCTGGTGCACACCGCCGCGCCGGTACAACGGCTGGAGCCCGATCCGTCCGGAGTGGTCGTCGTCAGCCACGGCCAGCCGGTGACCACGGCGGATGCGGTGGTCGTGGCCGATGGCATCGGTAGCAGCCTGCGGCGTCAACTCTTTCCCGCCCATCCCGGAGTACGGCAGGTCGGCCGGTTGGACCTGCGCGGCATGCTGCCCACGCCGTCGGGGCTCGACGTCACCGACCTGCTGGCCAGCATCATGGTCGACCGCCGGACCGGCGCCATGTTCGGACTGTTCCCGGTCGGTGAGCGCGAGCTGTACTGGTTCACCGACACCGCGCTGCTCGAAGCGCGGCCCTCCGCGCACGACGCGCGCCAACAGGTACTGGCTCTGCTGGCCGACTGGCACCCGGCGGTTCCGGCGCTGATCAGGGCGACGCCGCTCGCCGCTGTCCACGTCGACGCCATCGCGCGCCTCGCCACTCCGCTGCCGTCGTTCGCGGTCGGCCGTATCGCGCTACTCGGCGACGCCGCCCACGCGATGACCCCCGATCTCGGACAGGGCGCCAGCCAGGCATTCGAGGACGCGGCGGCGCTGACTCGGCACCTCAGCGAGGCCGACCCGGCCGATATTCCCGAACGACTGCTCCGCTATGACGCCGAACGCCGGCCCCGTACCAGTCGACTGATGGCCGCGGCATCCCGGCAGTCACGGATGACCTCGCAGACCGGCGCCGTCGCGTGGCTGCGCGACACCCTGCTGCGCGCGGCACCGCCCCAGCTCGCCACCAAGCTGCTCGCCGCGACCTGGCACGCACAGTAG
- a CDS encoding class I SAM-dependent methyltransferase — protein sequence MAPSTQVRIIDQRTPEDRDRPFLPGAGRTWLLPFYDVFTRVAGVRALHERVVELAGIEPGQTVVDVGCGTGNLSFAVLAAQPSARVTGLDPDGAALRRAARKARRRSAALTLVQGYADRIPAEDASLDHVVSSLALHHVDDDGRIAFARDALRALRPGGRVTIVDFGGPAHKVEDAGHPTHRHGHSPVHALRRLTRLMPRRVADSPVVARNHGDGIVTLLADAGFGDAREVAHADHRFGRVTFVQATHPVN from the coding sequence ATGGCACCGTCGACCCAGGTACGCATCATTGACCAGCGAACTCCGGAGGACCGGGACCGCCCGTTCCTGCCGGGCGCGGGAAGGACCTGGCTCCTTCCGTTCTACGACGTCTTCACCCGGGTGGCCGGCGTCCGCGCACTGCACGAACGTGTGGTCGAGCTCGCCGGCATCGAGCCCGGCCAGACGGTGGTCGACGTCGGCTGTGGCACGGGCAACCTCTCGTTCGCCGTGCTCGCGGCCCAGCCGAGCGCGCGGGTGACCGGCCTCGACCCGGACGGAGCCGCCCTGCGCCGGGCAGCGCGCAAGGCGCGCCGCCGTAGCGCCGCTCTCACCCTCGTTCAGGGATATGCCGACCGGATCCCCGCTGAGGACGCCTCGCTCGACCATGTTGTCTCGTCGTTGGCCTTGCACCACGTCGATGACGACGGTCGGATCGCGTTCGCGCGAGACGCGCTGCGGGCCCTTCGGCCGGGAGGAAGGGTCACGATCGTCGACTTCGGCGGCCCAGCCCACAAGGTCGAGGACGCCGGACACCCGACACACCGCCACGGCCACAGCCCTGTCCATGCCCTCCGGCGCCTGACCCGCCTCATGCCTCGCCGGGTGGCGGACAGCCCGGTCGTGGCCCGCAACCACGGCGATGGCATCGTCACGCTCCTGGCCGACGCCGGGTTCGGCGACGCCCGGGAGGTCGCGCACGCCGACCACAGGTTCGGCCGGGTCACCTTCGTGCAGGCGACCCACCCCGTGAACTGA
- a CDS encoding AraC family transcriptional regulator: protein MTRFDTEAAHSRLPPDHRHAHDFLVLVYVEEGMGSFTVDGVERPLRAGEVHALSPGQVIGVAATAELARGRAWSVAFTPDAVPTLTSVSPLAWAHHPLLALFAVSAGHGRIAEPDQANWSAWLADLADELADPDRLGASDAIAALLTRLLVAAARLAPCAPAAPDPLVERVFAEIEATFREPVSATDVARRLGYTPGHLTTVLRRRTGRPLLEWITERRMTEVRRMLRETDLPLDAVATRTGLRDATYLVRRFRDRYGITPQRWRRAQRAWS, encoded by the coding sequence GTGACCCGCTTCGACACCGAAGCCGCCCACTCCAGGCTCCCGCCGGACCACCGGCACGCCCACGACTTCCTCGTCCTGGTCTATGTCGAGGAGGGCATGGGCTCGTTCACCGTCGACGGCGTCGAACGGCCGCTGCGCGCTGGCGAGGTCCACGCTCTGTCGCCGGGACAGGTCATCGGCGTCGCGGCCACGGCCGAGCTCGCCCGCGGTCGCGCGTGGTCGGTCGCGTTCACCCCGGACGCCGTCCCTACCCTGACCTCGGTCTCCCCACTGGCCTGGGCGCACCATCCCCTCCTCGCCCTGTTCGCCGTCAGCGCGGGCCACGGTCGGATCGCGGAGCCCGACCAGGCGAACTGGTCGGCGTGGCTGGCGGACCTGGCCGACGAACTCGCCGACCCAGACCGTCTCGGCGCCAGCGACGCCATCGCCGCACTGCTCACCCGGCTTCTGGTCGCGGCCGCGCGACTGGCACCCTGCGCTCCGGCCGCGCCGGACCCACTGGTCGAGCGGGTCTTCGCCGAGATCGAGGCGACGTTCCGCGAACCGGTCTCCGCCACCGATGTCGCCCGCAGGCTCGGCTACACTCCGGGGCACCTCACGACCGTGCTCCGCCGGCGCACAGGCCGCCCCCTGCTGGAATGGATCACCGAACGGCGGATGACCGAGGTCCGGCGAATGCTGCGCGAGACCGACCTGCCGCTCGACGCCGTGGCAACCCGAACCGGCCTACGCGACGCCACCTATCTCGTCCGCCGCTTCCGCGACCGCTACGGCATCACCCCGCAGCGATGGCGCCGCGCCCAGCGCGCATGGTCATGA
- a CDS encoding S1 family peptidase has translation MIATAAFTQPTAASASPQDYSPRQLAEVTDAVDRSGVEGIAWHVDAASGRVVVVADSTVSRAEIAKIRQSAGDKAGAVRVERASGVFRPLLAAGDAIYGGGYRCSLGFNVVSGNTYYFLTAGHCGDVANTWYTNSSQTTLIGATVGSSYPGNDYALVRYDNASLSHPGGFSVADAYVGESVKRTGSTTGTRSGTVTALNVSVRYIGQGGGKVSGMIQTNVCAEPGDSGGPLYDGSKALGITSGGSGDCRSGGTTFYQPVREAVNAYGVTVY, from the coding sequence ATGATCGCTACCGCCGCCTTTACCCAGCCAACCGCCGCGTCGGCATCCCCCCAGGACTACAGTCCCCGCCAACTCGCCGAGGTGACCGACGCGGTGGACAGGTCGGGCGTCGAGGGCATCGCCTGGCACGTGGACGCCGCGTCCGGCCGCGTCGTCGTGGTCGCCGACAGCACCGTCAGCCGCGCCGAGATCGCGAAGATCAGGCAGAGCGCCGGCGACAAGGCCGGCGCGGTCCGGGTCGAGCGCGCCTCCGGAGTCTTCAGGCCGCTGCTGGCCGCCGGTGACGCCATCTACGGCGGGGGTTACCGCTGCTCGCTCGGCTTCAACGTCGTCAGCGGCAACACCTACTACTTCCTGACCGCCGGGCACTGCGGGGACGTGGCCAACACCTGGTACACGAACTCCAGCCAGACCACGCTCATCGGGGCGACCGTCGGCTCCAGCTACCCGGGCAACGACTACGCGCTGGTCCGCTACGACAACGCGTCGCTGAGCCACCCCGGCGGGTTCTCCGTGGCGGACGCGTACGTCGGGGAGTCGGTCAAGCGGACCGGGTCGACCACGGGTACCCGCAGCGGAACGGTCACCGCGCTCAACGTCTCGGTCCGCTACATCGGCCAGGGCGGCGGCAAGGTGAGCGGCATGATCCAGACCAACGTGTGCGCCGAGCCCGGTGACTCCGGCGGCCCGCTGTACGACGGGTCGAAGGCGCTCGGCATCACCTCCGGCGGCAGCGGCGACTGCCGGTCCGGCGGCACCACCTTCTACCAGCCGGTACGCGAGGCGGTCAACGCGTACGGCGTAACCGTCTACTGA
- a CDS encoding FUSC family protein, protein MVISVQAGLAAALAWLIGHDVLGNPSPVFAPSAAVGTIVAALGQRARRTVELLLGVGLGIATSDLLLAVLGTGFWQTGFVVGCAILATLMLFGRSGAAVGQAGGTAVLLATLSPAQQDLEWPRIVDTLVGGVVGLVVVALLLPINPMRILDRDAAPIFRCLAAQLREVAAALATHDQPRAVRAMEALRDMGPDLGRLHEAISGAEEVVSLAPARWRRRQDVERFAHAAAHMDRVVEHSRGLAHRSAIALQYKEPIPRDLSPSVDQLAEAVELLRHEHRTGRPSDRTHHKIRDAVHLAGQARSQRVDEFADAVVTQLRTAASELLRATGLDPTLANQAVRKAAQRGKEPARTLRRSG, encoded by the coding sequence GTGGTTATCTCGGTGCAGGCAGGGCTCGCTGCGGCGCTGGCCTGGTTGATCGGGCACGATGTGCTGGGCAACCCCTCGCCGGTTTTCGCGCCGTCGGCTGCGGTGGGCACGATCGTCGCCGCGCTCGGCCAGCGCGCCCGCCGCACGGTCGAGCTGCTCCTCGGGGTCGGACTGGGTATTGCCACCAGCGACCTTCTGCTGGCGGTTCTGGGTACCGGGTTCTGGCAGACCGGGTTCGTCGTCGGATGCGCCATCCTTGCCACGCTCATGCTGTTCGGGCGCAGCGGGGCAGCTGTCGGGCAGGCCGGCGGTACGGCGGTGCTGCTGGCGACCTTGTCACCGGCCCAGCAGGACCTGGAATGGCCGCGGATCGTCGACACACTGGTCGGCGGTGTCGTCGGTCTGGTGGTGGTCGCGTTGCTGCTGCCGATCAACCCGATGCGGATCCTCGACCGCGACGCGGCCCCCATCTTCCGATGCCTCGCCGCCCAGTTGAGGGAGGTTGCCGCAGCGCTGGCGACCCACGATCAGCCCCGGGCGGTTCGCGCGATGGAGGCGCTCCGCGACATGGGACCTGACCTCGGCCGGCTGCACGAGGCGATCAGCGGCGCCGAGGAGGTGGTCAGCCTGGCGCCGGCCCGCTGGCGACGCCGCCAGGATGTGGAACGCTTCGCGCACGCGGCCGCGCACATGGATCGAGTCGTCGAACACAGCCGAGGATTGGCCCACCGGTCAGCGATTGCGCTGCAGTACAAGGAGCCGATTCCCCGCGACCTGTCACCCAGCGTCGACCAACTCGCCGAGGCGGTCGAGCTCCTGCGCCATGAGCACCGTACCGGGCGCCCATCGGACAGAACCCACCACAAGATCCGCGACGCCGTGCATTTGGCCGGCCAAGCTCGAAGCCAGAGAGTCGACGAATTCGCAGACGCGGTGGTGACCCAACTGCGCACCGCCGCCAGCGAGCTGCTCCGAGCCACCGGCCTCGACCCGACATTGGCCAATCAAGCGGTCCGGAAGGCAGCGCAGCGCGGCAAGGAGCCTGCTCGGACCCTTCGTAGGTCCGGCTGA
- a CDS encoding cytochrome d ubiquinol oxidase subunit II yields the protein MTVADVLLGVLLAGLTLYTLLAGADFGAGIWDLLAGGTRRGAARRELIAHSIGPVWEANHVWLILVITLFWTTFPPAFAAFASTLYIPLTLAALGIIGRGAAFAFRKASHTLTEQRLYGATFALSSVATPFFLGSIVGAVASGRVPPGIAEGDIWRSWLNPTSIYAGLLAVGVCAYLAAVYIIHDARRAGAADLVAQFRRRALVTGMVVGVGAAAGLAVVAADAPDLFADLRGRALALVLLSFAAGLGSLVLIATGRYRAVRVTAALAVAAVLWAWGAAQYPDLLPPDLTVTEAAGDPTVLATVLAVLAVGALLLAPSLLWLFGIFQRSKPAAGNPPPR from the coding sequence ATGACCGTCGCCGACGTCCTGCTCGGGGTGCTGCTGGCCGGTCTGACGCTCTACACCCTGCTCGCCGGCGCGGACTTCGGCGCCGGGATCTGGGACCTCCTCGCCGGCGGGACGCGCCGCGGCGCAGCCCGCCGGGAACTGATCGCGCACTCGATCGGCCCGGTGTGGGAGGCCAACCACGTCTGGCTGATCCTGGTGATCACCCTGTTCTGGACCACCTTTCCGCCCGCGTTCGCCGCGTTCGCCTCCACCCTTTACATCCCGCTGACCCTGGCCGCGCTGGGCATCATCGGTCGTGGCGCGGCCTTCGCCTTCCGCAAGGCCAGTCACACCCTCACCGAGCAACGCCTCTACGGCGCCACCTTCGCGCTCTCCTCGGTGGCCACCCCGTTCTTCCTCGGCTCCATCGTCGGCGCGGTCGCCTCCGGTCGCGTCCCACCCGGCATCGCCGAGGGTGACATCTGGCGCAGCTGGCTCAATCCCACCTCCATCTACGCCGGCCTGCTCGCGGTCGGCGTGTGCGCGTACCTCGCCGCGGTCTACATCATCCACGACGCGCGCCGCGCCGGTGCCGCCGACCTGGTGGCCCAGTTCCGCCGCCGCGCCCTGGTCACCGGCATGGTGGTGGGCGTCGGCGCGGCGGCCGGGCTGGCCGTCGTCGCCGCCGACGCGCCGGACCTTTTCGCCGATCTTCGGGGCCGGGCGCTCGCCCTGGTGCTGCTCTCGTTCGCCGCGGGGCTCGGGTCGCTGGTGCTGATCGCCACCGGCCGCTACCGGGCGGTGCGGGTGACCGCGGCCCTCGCGGTCGCGGCCGTCCTCTGGGCCTGGGGCGCCGCCCAGTACCCAGACCTGCTGCCACCCGACCTGACCGTCACCGAGGCGGCCGGTGATCCCACTGTGCTCGCCACTGTGCTCGCCGTCCTCGCGGTCGGAGCGCTGCTGCTGGCGCCCTCCCTGCTCTGGCTGTTCGGCATCTTCCAGCGCTCCAAGCCGGCCGCCGGCAACCCACCGCCCCGGTGA
- a CDS encoding cytochrome ubiquinol oxidase subunit I, giving the protein MLVDLLAQDAAPGDLMAARVQMALSLGWHIVIASFGVGMPAVTVFAEWRGLRTGDPTFTRLARRWAKAMGVLFAVGAVSGTILSFEMGLLWPGLMGRFGDVIGLPFAMEGIAFFVEAIFVGIYLYAWDRVPPRAHLLSGLPVCVAGVASAFFVVSANAWMNQPRGFDLVSGEVTDVRPWEAMFNPATPPQTVHMIVAAFMVTGFGIASVYAVALLRGRRDRYHRLGFAIPFTVAAVLSPVQVVVGDWAAHFVGEYQPTKLAAMEGLARTQAGAPLSLGGVYVDGELRYAVEVPNALSLLARWDPDAVVMGLDQVPDDQEPPVTVVKWAFQLMVAIGFGLVALSAWWALAWWRRRGPPRSPWFLRAAALSGVAAAVAVEAGWVVTEVGRQPWIVYGVLRTAEAVNPAPGLATGLALVAAVYAVLTVATVAVLWRMARHRDEPIAPQEGVPEPVDSGR; this is encoded by the coding sequence ATGCTGGTTGACCTGCTCGCCCAGGACGCCGCACCGGGAGACCTCATGGCGGCGCGGGTGCAGATGGCCCTGTCCCTGGGCTGGCACATCGTGATCGCCTCGTTCGGCGTCGGCATGCCGGCGGTCACCGTCTTCGCCGAGTGGCGCGGGCTGCGCACCGGGGACCCGACCTTCACCCGGCTGGCGCGCCGCTGGGCCAAGGCGATGGGCGTGCTGTTCGCGGTCGGCGCGGTGTCGGGGACCATCCTGTCGTTCGAGATGGGGCTGCTCTGGCCCGGCCTGATGGGCCGCTTCGGCGACGTGATCGGCCTGCCGTTCGCGATGGAGGGCATCGCGTTCTTCGTCGAGGCGATCTTCGTCGGGATCTACCTGTACGCCTGGGACCGGGTGCCACCCCGGGCGCACCTGCTCTCCGGACTGCCGGTCTGTGTCGCGGGCGTGGCGTCGGCGTTCTTCGTGGTGTCGGCGAACGCCTGGATGAACCAGCCCCGCGGCTTCGACCTGGTCTCCGGCGAGGTCACCGACGTCAGGCCGTGGGAGGCGATGTTCAACCCGGCGACGCCGCCGCAGACCGTTCACATGATCGTGGCGGCGTTCATGGTGACCGGCTTCGGCATCGCCAGCGTCTACGCGGTGGCCCTGTTGCGCGGCCGCCGGGACCGCTACCACCGGCTCGGCTTCGCCATCCCGTTCACCGTCGCCGCGGTGCTCTCCCCGGTGCAGGTGGTGGTCGGCGACTGGGCCGCGCACTTCGTCGGGGAGTACCAGCCCACCAAGCTCGCCGCGATGGAGGGGCTGGCCCGCACCCAGGCCGGCGCGCCGCTCTCGCTCGGCGGCGTCTACGTCGACGGGGAACTGCGGTACGCGGTCGAGGTGCCCAACGCCCTGTCGCTGCTGGCCAGGTGGGATCCGGACGCCGTGGTCATGGGCCTGGACCAGGTGCCCGACGATCAGGAGCCACCGGTGACGGTGGTCAAGTGGGCGTTCCAGCTGATGGTGGCCATCGGCTTCGGGCTGGTGGCGCTCTCCGCCTGGTGGGCGCTTGCATGGTGGCGGCGTCGGGGTCCGCCGCGCTCGCCGTGGTTCCTGCGGGCCGCCGCCCTGTCCGGGGTCGCCGCCGCCGTCGCGGTCGAGGCCGGCTGGGTCGTCACCGAGGTCGGCCGGCAACCCTGGATCGTGTACGGCGTCCTGCGCACCGCCGAGGCGGTAAATCCGGCGCCGGGCCTGGCCACCGGCCTGGCCCTGGTCGCCGCCGTCTACGCGGTGCTCACCGTCGCCACCGTCGCGGTGCTGTGGCGGATGGCCCGGCACCGCGACGAGCCGATCGCTCCGCAGGAGGGCGTACCCGAACCGGTGGACAGCGGCCGATGA
- a CDS encoding zinc-dependent alcohol dehydrogenase, with translation MKANCWIAPNNVAVEDVSDPQILNPRDAVVRVSSAAICGSDLHLLDGFIPAMKKGDILGHEFMGEIVELGPGVRDGLSIGDRVVVGFPIACGNCMTCQRGLYSICENSNPNAAIAEVAMGHSPAGIFGYSHLMGGYAGGQAQYVRVPFADVGALKIEDDLPDEKVLFLSDVLPTGYMAAEMCDIKPGDTVAIWGAGPVGQFAAVSAYLLGAERVIVIDRFPYRLQMARTKAGAETINYEETDVMDALRDMTAGRGPDACIDAVGMEGHHPSAALHAYDRAKQAMKVETDRPHALREAVLSCRNGGTISAIGAYGGFIDKFPMGSFMNRSLTMRSGQAHVQRYMRPLLERIRKGEIDPSFIITHTMHLHDAPRGYDIFKNKQEDCVKVVLKP, from the coding sequence ATGAAAGCCAACTGCTGGATCGCCCCGAACAACGTGGCCGTCGAAGACGTTTCCGACCCGCAGATCCTCAACCCCCGGGACGCCGTCGTGCGGGTGAGCTCGGCGGCGATCTGCGGCTCCGACCTGCACCTGCTCGACGGCTTCATCCCGGCTATGAAGAAGGGCGACATCCTCGGGCACGAATTCATGGGCGAGATTGTGGAGCTCGGCCCGGGCGTACGCGACGGGCTGAGCATCGGCGACCGCGTGGTGGTCGGCTTCCCCATAGCCTGTGGCAACTGCATGACCTGTCAACGGGGCCTGTACTCCATCTGCGAGAACTCGAACCCGAATGCCGCGATAGCCGAGGTGGCGATGGGCCACTCGCCCGCCGGGATCTTCGGCTATTCGCACCTCATGGGCGGCTACGCGGGCGGACAGGCCCAGTACGTGCGGGTGCCGTTCGCCGATGTCGGGGCACTTAAGATCGAGGACGACCTGCCGGACGAGAAGGTGCTCTTCCTGTCCGACGTGCTGCCGACCGGGTACATGGCCGCCGAGATGTGCGACATCAAGCCCGGGGACACTGTCGCCATCTGGGGTGCTGGGCCGGTCGGCCAGTTCGCCGCCGTCAGCGCGTACCTGCTCGGGGCGGAACGGGTCATCGTCATCGACCGGTTCCCGTACCGGCTGCAGATGGCGCGGACGAAGGCGGGCGCAGAGACGATCAACTACGAGGAGACCGACGTCATGGACGCGCTGCGGGACATGACGGCCGGCCGCGGGCCGGACGCGTGCATCGACGCGGTCGGCATGGAGGGGCACCACCCGTCCGCTGCGCTGCACGCCTACGACCGGGCCAAGCAGGCGATGAAGGTGGAGACGGACCGCCCACACGCGCTCCGCGAGGCGGTGCTGAGCTGCCGCAACGGCGGGACCATCTCGGCGATCGGCGCGTACGGCGGCTTCATCGACAAGTTCCCGATGGGGTCGTTCATGAACCGGTCCCTGACCATGCGGTCGGGACAGGCCCACGTGCAGCGCTACATGCGGCCGTTGCTGGAACGGATCCGCAAGGGCGAGATCGATCCGAGCTTCATCATCACCCACACGATGCACCTGCACGACGCTCCCCGCGGCTACGACATCTTCAAGAACAAGCAGGAGGATTGCGTGAAGGTCGTGCTCAAGCCTTGA
- a CDS encoding SRPBCC family protein: protein MARLLGWFSLGLGAASVGARQRVSRLCGIDDSRTAQTVLQIAGMREFGHAAALLIPRRAGWGAWTRVAGDIMDLAACGQAMRNRCGERQRRLMYATGAVAGITAVDLYTALRTTRARPMNAGNRVHASVTVNRSVEQAYRFWHDFENLPRFMYHLQSVRTISDRRSCWTAKAPAGRSVEWEAEVVADRPNELIMWRSVEGSKVPNSGSVRFQPATGGRGTEVRVELEFSAPGRRLGAMVAKAFGENPQQQVCDDLRRFKQVIETGEIVRSDGSPQGTSMQQQAKQRAARPLATPRVG, encoded by the coding sequence ATGGCGAGGTTGCTGGGCTGGTTCAGTCTTGGCCTGGGCGCGGCCTCTGTCGGGGCACGACAACGGGTCAGCCGACTCTGCGGCATCGACGACTCTCGGACCGCGCAGACCGTGCTGCAGATCGCCGGTATGCGCGAGTTCGGCCACGCTGCGGCGCTGCTGATACCGCGCCGGGCCGGGTGGGGGGCGTGGACGCGGGTCGCCGGCGACATCATGGACCTGGCCGCGTGTGGTCAGGCGATGCGGAACCGCTGTGGCGAACGCCAGCGGCGCCTGATGTACGCGACCGGAGCGGTCGCCGGCATCACCGCCGTCGACCTCTATACGGCGCTTCGTACCACTCGGGCCCGACCGATGAACGCCGGCAACCGGGTACACGCCTCGGTGACGGTCAACCGCAGCGTCGAGCAGGCATACCGGTTCTGGCACGACTTCGAGAATCTGCCGCGTTTCATGTACCACCTGCAGTCGGTGCGGACGATCAGCGACCGGCGGTCGTGCTGGACGGCCAAGGCGCCGGCGGGCAGGAGTGTCGAGTGGGAGGCCGAGGTGGTTGCCGACCGCCCCAACGAGTTGATCATGTGGCGTTCGGTCGAGGGCTCGAAGGTACCGAACTCCGGCTCGGTGCGCTTCCAGCCAGCAACCGGGGGACGCGGCACCGAGGTGCGGGTGGAGCTGGAGTTTTCGGCGCCCGGCCGCAGGTTGGGCGCGATGGTCGCCAAGGCTTTCGGCGAGAACCCGCAGCAGCAGGTCTGCGACGACCTCCGGCGGTTCAAGCAGGTGATCGAGACGGGCGAGATCGTCCGATCTGACGGCAGCCCGCAGGGCACCAGCATGCAGCAGCAGGCGAAGCAGCGGGCGGCGCGGCCGCTGGCGACGCCGCGGGTCGGTTGA
- a CDS encoding SDR family oxidoreductase, whose product MVARNLVVIGGTSGLGLAAARLLVHEHRVTVFSDRPDEVVAVTNDLGCAGAVCDVSSYEQVRDGFASVVDMYGTIDGVATCASVWAGGDLESLSPQRIRRAVEVNALGTTYVLKEALHHLRRQGYGNVVYTGAMAVTRPRPGIPVYSATKSYGTSLVESLAEAQHSNRIKVMQLHPGPMPTQLQERVGDEFLDQIYARPEEVAGEVVRLLLLAPDDLYVSGERVLRADGRW is encoded by the coding sequence ATGGTTGCCAGAAACCTGGTGGTGATCGGTGGCACCAGCGGTCTCGGGCTGGCGGCGGCCCGTCTGCTCGTGCACGAGCACCGGGTCACCGTCTTCAGCGACCGGCCGGACGAGGTTGTCGCGGTGACCAATGACCTCGGTTGTGCCGGCGCCGTCTGCGATGTCTCCTCCTACGAGCAGGTGCGGGACGGATTCGCAAGCGTGGTCGACATGTACGGCACCATCGACGGAGTGGCCACCTGCGCCTCGGTGTGGGCGGGCGGCGACCTGGAGAGCCTCAGCCCGCAGCGCATCCGGCGGGCGGTGGAGGTCAACGCGCTCGGCACGACGTACGTACTCAAGGAGGCGCTGCACCACCTGCGCCGGCAGGGCTACGGCAACGTGGTGTACACCGGCGCGATGGCGGTGACCCGGCCCCGACCCGGCATCCCGGTCTACAGCGCCACGAAGAGCTACGGCACCAGCCTGGTCGAGTCGCTGGCCGAGGCGCAGCACAGCAACCGAATCAAGGTGATGCAGCTGCATCCCGGGCCGATGCCCACCCAGCTCCAGGAGCGGGTCGGAGACGAGTTCCTGGACCAGATCTACGCGCGGCCGGAGGAGGTAGCCGGGGAGGTCGTTCGGCTGCTCCTGCTCGCCCCCGATGACCTCTACGTCTCCGGTGAGCGCGTGCTGCGCGCGGACGGGCGGTGGTGA